The Bremerella alba genome includes a window with the following:
- a CDS encoding ATP-dependent helicase — MTDSLFEGLTSAQRDAVSHVDGPILVLAGPGSGKTRVVTHRIAYMLRSGVYSSQIVALTFTNKAAQEMRSRVERLAPESTVWVSTFHRFCARLLRAYSNLVGLEPNYTIYDTSDSLQILKRALQTEEISMTHATPEKVAKAISWAKNNMVLPERYEANSANAISSIVQDVYPEYQRQLRAANAVDFDDMLMLVAQMLQENPELRAALDERFRYILVDEYQDTNLVQYLLVRSLSQQHPNLGVTGDPDQSIYGWRGANLNNILDYEKDFDQVKVVRLEQNFRSTPNILSVADHLIGHNKRRKKKSLFTDHPTGKPVRFLSYVTSHEEAQAIATRIATYVAQGKRQPRDFAIFYRVNALSRAYEEALRQQGIPYMIVSGVEFYHRKEIKDVLGYAMLVNNPRDDVAFTRVVNTPTRGIGKTTILKLQVHALDHGISMLDAAREAGMIDSLNKRAAVAVAKFVAIFDRISLKINQPVEEILGAILSETGLRAQYEDSDDEEDVSRLENIDELLSSAREFDFQHPEDGTLEQYLEDKALVNETDEFDTALDRVTLMTLHAAKGLEFPHVFMVAIEEGLLPHERSKDSDAQLEEERRLMFVGITRAQEELELSTANQRDFRGRRMMTVPSKFLFELPREEMDFQAALGRYAPTSQEWEDVHDIPPDDFSQIGESGNISDDSPSNSPSSHTRMLITAADMVKGPSSSAPKLNPDQFHQSMAVIHPNYGLGKIIAMSGEGAKRTATVQFVTGDQKKFVLAYSELRSASSS, encoded by the coding sequence ATGACCGATTCCTTATTTGAAGGACTGACTAGCGCCCAGCGTGACGCTGTTTCTCATGTCGACGGACCAATCCTCGTCTTGGCCGGCCCTGGCAGTGGAAAGACGCGAGTTGTCACCCATCGCATCGCGTACATGCTTCGCAGCGGTGTCTATTCGTCGCAGATCGTTGCGCTCACGTTTACCAACAAAGCAGCGCAAGAGATGCGTTCCCGAGTCGAACGGCTGGCCCCGGAAAGCACTGTCTGGGTCAGTACGTTTCATCGATTTTGCGCGCGGCTGCTCAGGGCTTATTCCAATCTGGTTGGACTCGAGCCGAATTACACCATCTACGACACATCCGACTCTCTTCAAATTCTTAAGCGTGCTCTTCAGACCGAAGAGATATCGATGACGCACGCAACGCCTGAGAAAGTCGCCAAGGCAATCAGTTGGGCCAAAAACAACATGGTTCTGCCGGAACGATACGAAGCGAATTCCGCGAACGCAATCAGCTCGATCGTGCAGGACGTTTACCCGGAATACCAACGTCAGCTTCGCGCTGCCAATGCCGTTGACTTCGACGACATGCTGATGCTGGTTGCCCAGATGCTGCAAGAGAACCCGGAACTGCGGGCCGCGCTCGACGAACGCTTTCGTTATATCCTGGTCGACGAATATCAAGATACGAACCTGGTGCAGTACCTTCTAGTGCGTTCCCTTTCCCAACAGCACCCTAACCTAGGTGTTACCGGGGATCCCGATCAATCGATTTACGGCTGGCGTGGGGCGAACCTGAATAACATTCTTGATTATGAAAAAGACTTTGACCAGGTAAAGGTCGTTCGCCTGGAGCAGAATTTCCGGAGCACGCCTAATATTCTTTCTGTGGCAGATCACCTCATTGGACACAACAAGCGGCGCAAAAAAAAGTCACTCTTCACCGACCATCCTACAGGAAAGCCGGTACGCTTTTTGTCTTATGTGACCAGTCACGAGGAAGCGCAAGCTATCGCGACACGCATTGCGACTTATGTGGCTCAAGGAAAACGCCAACCGCGAGACTTCGCGATCTTCTATCGAGTCAACGCGCTCTCCCGCGCCTACGAAGAAGCTCTCCGCCAGCAGGGCATACCCTACATGATCGTGAGCGGTGTCGAGTTTTACCATCGCAAGGAAATCAAGGATGTCCTTGGCTATGCCATGCTCGTGAATAATCCGCGCGATGATGTCGCGTTCACTCGTGTCGTGAATACGCCTACCCGCGGAATTGGTAAGACGACAATACTCAAACTTCAGGTCCACGCGTTGGACCACGGTATTTCCATGCTAGATGCTGCCCGCGAGGCAGGAATGATCGACTCGCTCAATAAGCGAGCCGCCGTAGCGGTGGCTAAATTTGTCGCGATATTCGATCGGATCTCCTTGAAGATCAACCAGCCGGTGGAAGAGATTCTAGGGGCAATTCTGAGCGAGACAGGTCTACGAGCCCAATATGAAGACTCCGACGACGAGGAGGACGTTTCCCGCCTGGAAAACATCGACGAGCTACTCTCGTCAGCTCGGGAATTCGACTTCCAGCACCCAGAGGATGGTACCCTCGAGCAGTACCTGGAAGACAAAGCGCTGGTCAATGAGACCGATGAATTCGACACGGCCCTGGACCGCGTCACCTTGATGACACTCCACGCGGCAAAAGGCCTCGAATTTCCGCATGTGTTTATGGTAGCGATCGAAGAAGGTCTACTGCCGCACGAACGCTCGAAAGACTCGGACGCCCAACTCGAAGAAGAACGGCGATTGATGTTCGTGGGGATCACCCGAGCCCAGGAAGAGCTAGAGCTAAGCACGGCGAACCAACGCGATTTTCGCGGGCGACGCATGATGACGGTACCCAGTAAATTCCTCTTCGAATTGCCTCGGGAAGAAATGGACTTCCAAGCGGCACTGGGACGATATGCTCCGACATCACAAGAATGGGAGGATGTCCATGATATCCCACCGGACGACTTCAGTCAGATTGGCGAATCGGGCAATATTTCCGACGACTCGCCAAGTAATTCTCCTTCATCCCATACTAGAATGCTGATTACCGCAGCCGACATGGTGAAGGGTCCCAGTTCGTCGGCACCGAAATTGAATCCGGACCAATTCCATCAATCCATGGCCGTTATTCATCCGAACTACGGACTAGGCAAGATTATTGCCATGAGTGGCGAAGGTGCCAAACGCACGGCAACGGTTCAATTCGTCACCGGTGATCAAAAGAAATTCGTTCTCGCCTACTCAGAACTTCGATCAGCCTCTTCCAGTTGA
- a CDS encoding oxidoreductase: MSNRFIKVAQLKTVEAFRDRLTQLGLSLPCDDSILTRDQGSPMAAPMKTDGFTIGNRWCIHPMEGWDANTDGTPTEFTIRRWENFGRSGAKLIWGGEAAAVQEDGRANPNQTLGTESNRFGLEKLYDALVSTHKNEIGDPSDLMIGLQLTHSGRYSRPNQKQIAEPRIAYHHPILDGRVGIDPEDDRAVWTDAQLHELIDNYVCSAKIAQQLGFHFVDVKCCHGYLLHEFLSARSRPGEFGGDFEGRTRLLLTIIRRIQQECPGLMIGVRMSVFDLIPFHAGLEAGEPIDFQNLLPYEYGFGVSAENPLEMDLNEPIRLIKLLYESGVFSVNLSAGSPYYNPHIQRPAIFPPSDGYPPPEDPLMGVVRQIEAVRECKKAVPEMLMVGTGYTYLQEYLPHVAQALVRAGWVDSVGLGRMVLSLPELPQVTLEEGAMPRKKVCRTFSDCTSAPRNGIISGCYPLDPFYKKLPEFQKLKDAKSAATK; encoded by the coding sequence ATGAGTAATCGTTTCATCAAAGTAGCCCAGCTGAAAACCGTCGAAGCGTTTCGCGATCGCCTAACGCAGTTGGGGCTCAGCTTGCCATGCGATGATTCGATACTTACGCGCGACCAGGGTTCGCCTATGGCAGCCCCAATGAAAACGGATGGTTTTACGATCGGTAACCGCTGGTGTATCCATCCCATGGAAGGATGGGACGCAAATACCGACGGAACACCGACCGAGTTTACAATTCGGCGTTGGGAAAACTTCGGCCGAAGCGGAGCAAAGCTGATATGGGGAGGTGAAGCCGCCGCGGTGCAGGAAGATGGACGTGCGAACCCAAATCAAACGCTGGGCACCGAGTCGAATCGGTTTGGTTTAGAAAAGCTCTACGATGCGCTCGTCAGCACGCATAAAAACGAGATCGGCGATCCTTCCGACTTAATGATTGGCCTTCAACTGACTCACTCAGGCCGTTACAGCCGCCCTAATCAGAAACAGATCGCAGAACCTCGGATCGCTTATCATCACCCAATTCTGGATGGCCGGGTAGGTATTGATCCGGAAGATGATCGAGCCGTCTGGACCGACGCACAGCTTCACGAGCTGATCGACAATTACGTCTGCTCTGCGAAGATCGCCCAACAGCTTGGTTTTCACTTTGTGGACGTGAAATGCTGCCACGGCTACTTACTACATGAGTTCCTCAGTGCGAGATCTCGTCCCGGTGAGTTCGGCGGTGACTTCGAGGGGCGGACACGACTTTTACTGACCATCATTCGCCGTATTCAGCAAGAATGCCCCGGATTGATGATCGGTGTACGAATGAGTGTGTTCGACTTAATTCCATTCCATGCTGGCCTCGAGGCCGGAGAACCAATCGATTTCCAAAATTTGCTGCCCTATGAGTATGGCTTCGGTGTTAGTGCCGAGAACCCTTTGGAGATGGACTTAAACGAACCGATCCGCCTGATCAAGTTGCTCTACGAGTCAGGCGTCTTCTCCGTCAACCTTTCCGCCGGAAGCCCCTACTATAATCCTCACATCCAACGCCCGGCAATTTTCCCCCCAAGCGATGGCTACCCACCTCCAGAAGACCCGCTGATGGGGGTAGTTCGTCAAATCGAAGCAGTTCGGGAGTGCAAGAAAGCCGTTCCGGAAATGTTGATGGTTGGTACCGGCTATACCTACCTGCAAGAGTACCTTCCCCACGTAGCCCAGGCCTTGGTCCGAGCTGGTTGGGTCGATAGTGTTGGCTTGGGCCGCATGGTCCTTTCTCTTCCTGAACTGCCCCAAGTGACGCTCGAAGAAGGTGCAATGCCAAGGAAAAAAGTGTGTCGAACTTTCAGCGACTGTACGTCTGCGCCACGAAATGGGATCATCTCTGGGTGCTATCCACTCGATCCGTTTTATAAGAAGTTGCCGGAGTTCCAGAAGCTTAAAGACGCCAAGTCGGCTGCTACGAAATAG